A region from the Brassica napus cultivar Da-Ae chromosome C8, Da-Ae, whole genome shotgun sequence genome encodes:
- the LOC125591786 gene encoding secreted RxLR effector protein 161-like produces MKGTLVLSQESYIEKVLKSFGMEDSKPITTPLAPQFKLKSLTKAEPLEQAVRMEEIPYASVVGSLMYAMVVSRFMSKPGMDHWKAVKWILKYLRGESKTSLTFVKSSVCSIKGFSDSDYSADLDRRRSVTGYVFKVWGNTVSWISNLQSVVALLTIEAEYMAFSTATKEAVWLKAICEELGLQTGSVKMHFDSQSALDLAKNRVFQERTKHVANKYHFIRDIVAHDDIILHKITQERIELTS; encoded by the coding sequence ATGAAAGGAACACTAGTGCTATCTCAGGAGTCCTACATTGAGAAAGTACTAAAGAGTTTTGGAATGGAAGATTCTAAGCCAATCACAACTCCATTGGCGCCTCAATTCAAATTAAAGAGTCTAACCAAGGCAGAGCCATTAGAACAAGCTGTGAGAATGGAAGAGATTCCTTACGCAAGTGTTGTGGGGAGCCTAATGTATGCCATGGTTGTGAGCAGATTTATGTCCAAACCAGGAATGGATCACTGGAAGGCAGTAAAGTGGATTCTTAAATACTTGAGAGGTGAATCTAAAACCAGTTTAACGTTTGTTAAGAGTTCAGTTTGTTCAATTAAAGGGTTTTCAGATTCAGATTATTCGGCTGATTTGGACAGGCGACGATCAGTTACTGGTTATGTGTTCAAGGTCTGGGGTAATACAGTTTCGTGGATATCAAATTTGCAATCAGTTGTAGCTCTATTGACTATTGAGGCAGAGTATATGGCATTCTCCACAGCAACCAAAGAAGCAGTTTGGTTAAAAGCTATATGCGAAGAACTAGGTCTACAAACAGGAAGTGTCAAGATGCATTTTGATTCACAGAGTGCCCTAGATCTAGCAAAGAACAGAGTTTTTCAAGAAAGAACAAAGCATGTTGCAAACAAATATCACTTCATCCGTGATATTGTTGCTCATGATGATATTATCCTACACAAGATAACACAAGAAAGAATAGAGCTGACTTCCTAA
- the LOC111208602 gene encoding uncharacterized protein LOC111208602 yields the protein MDRSTPEHNSSASHKRLSVSYLFSLMVLCARHANRLSKKLKPKKRTHNETSRGRWNTMRSPRPKEFLMTLSHKAMTMVSRKNTCYSGGYKPEKKRAGAMEEEEEHGLWQREILMGGKCEPLDFSGVIYYDCNGRQLRDAPPRSPRRTPLPIRS from the coding sequence ATGGATCGGTCTACGCCGGAACATAACTCCTCCGCTTCCCACAAGCGTCTAAGCGTGAGCTACCTATTCTCTCTAATGGTTCTCTGCGCCAGACACGCCAACCGCCTCTCCAAGAAGCTAAAGCCGAAGAAGCGAACCCACAACGAAACTTCCCGTGGCAGATGGAATACGATGAGATCTCCAAGGCCAAAAGAGTTTCTTATGACTTTGAGCCACAAGGCGATGACGATGGTCAGCCGGAAAAACACATGTTACAGCGGTGGATATAAGCCGGAGAAGAAGAGAGCGGGGGcgatggaggaggaggaagagcaTGGGCTCTGGCAGAGGGAGATCTTGATGGGCGGTAAATGTGAGCCGTTGGATTTTTCCGGAGTTATTTATTACGACTGTAACGGACGGCAGTTAAGAGATGCGCCTCCGAGGTCTCCACGTCGCACTCCGTTACCCATCCGTTCTTAA
- the LOC111208674 gene encoding oleosin-like, which yields MADRTSPSHIQQRLYGSTIAPPHGNNINHPIASFLRQLQSQSPEHSRQRFGLLAFFISCGILLLLTGITLTAFVLGFIAFLPIIIISSPIWIPLFLLVTGFLSVAGFLFSTAAVMSWMYRYFKGMHPVGSEQVDYARSRI from the coding sequence ATGGCTGACCGAACAAGCCCTAGCCACATCCAACAAAGACTCTACGGCTCAACCATCGCCCCTCCTCACGGTAACAACATTAACCATCCAATCGCATCTTTCCTCCGTCAGCTACAATCACAATCTCCTGAGCACTCCCGCCAGCGCTTCGGCCTCCTTGCATTCTTTATCTCCTGTGGAATCCTCCTCTTACTCACCGGAATTACTTTGACAGCTTTCGTCCTTGGATTCATCGCTTTCCTTCCAATCATTATCATCTCAAGCCCTATATGGATCCCTCTCTTCCTCCTTGTTACAGGATTCTTGTCTGTTGCCGGATTCCTATTCAGTACGGCGGCTGTTATGTCGTGGATGTACCGGTATTTTAAAGGCATGCACCCGGTGGGGTCGGAACAAGTGGATTATGCTCGGAGTCGGATCTAG
- the LOC111208811 gene encoding translation initiation factor eIF-2B subunit delta-like yields the protein MDPRRGPLAVPKVRRVGFFTSIEPSPETPRPNRSLSGPAEAITSSSPLSDSPSGQFISPVQIPPSRHHSDNLASRAAPVPVPGPSAFRRQLANDRTLHVGSYNPVDSLLGTSPPSSNGEVSEDSGSLFGFQRSDSAKLSASFPNGGFDMTVAVRAPGESEAKVATASTSDGRKKNVEASGESESVATKPRKEKETRSLKEKTSKAERRAIQEAQRAAKAAAKGEGSKRAGESSRPKPSKPAKQPQPKKEAPQVTSSVSEKRAVSVEKERRMDVPQTQMQYDDKSRVDKAKRRSVVEQTESKNKVELFLHLPQYERGNQLPNLSSNIFTLDTIHHAVYKVGLQHLAGDIAGDNARCIAMLHAFQEAINDYTTPPMKDLTMDLTAKINGYVSFLIECRPLSMSMGNAIRFLKNQIRKLPVDLSEPEAKASLCSEIGRFIDEKILLADKVIVQHAVTKIRDGEVLLTYGFSCVVEMILLYAHEIGRKFRVVIVDSRPNLEGQKLLRRLVTRGLDCTYTHINAVSYIMGEVTRVFLGASSIFSNGTLYSKVGTACVAMVANAFSVPVIVCCEAYKFHERVLLDSICSNELGDPDAIANVPLRNNKKHSKTMDNNKNLQFLNLMYDSTPAEYISMIVTDYGMIPPTSIPVIVREYRREDLLL from the exons ATGGACCCACGTCGTGGACCTCTCGCCGTCCCTAAAGTCCGCCGCGTCGGTTTCTTCACCTCAATCGAACCCTCACCGGAGACGCCGCGGCCGAATCGAAGCCTATCCGGTCCGGCGGAGGCGATAACCTCCTCGTCTCCTCTCTCCGATTCGCCCTCCGGTCAATTCATTTCTCCGGTTCAGATACCGCCTTCGCGTCACCATTCGGATAACTTGGCCTCTCGCGCTGCTCCCGTCCCCGTCCCCGGACCTTCCGCGTTCCGTCGACAGCTGGCGAATGACAGGACTCTCCACGTCGGGAGTTATAATCCTGTGGATTCGCTGCTTGGGACGTCGCCGCCGTCGAGTAACGGAGAGGTGTCTGAGGATTCGGGGTCTTTGTTTGGGTTCCAACGGAGCGATTCGGCCAAGTTGTCGGCGAGTTTTCCTAATGGAGGGTTCGATATGACTGTGGCGGTTAGAGCTCCTGGAGAATCGGAAGCGAAGGTTGCGACCGCGTCGACTTCTGATGGGAGAAAGAAGAACGTCGAAGCTTCTG GAGAGAGTGAATCTGTGGCCACAAAACCGCGGAAGGAAAAGGAAACAAGATCGCTGAAAGAGAAAACCAGTAAAGCAGAGAGGCGTGCCATCCAAGAGGCACAACGGGCAGCAAAAGCTGCTGCAAAAG GGGAAGGAAGCAAACGTGCAGGTGAATCTAGTAGACCCAAACCTAGCAAGCCTGCCAAACAGCCTCAACCGAAGAAAGAGGCCCCTCAGGTCACTTCCTCTGTTTCTGAAAAAAGAGCTGTATCAGTAGAAAAAGAGAGGAGGATGGATGTCCCTCAGACACAAATGCAGTACGACGATAAAAGCCGAGTCGATAAAGCTAAGAGGCGTTCAGTGGTTGAACAGACCGAGAGCAAGAACAAAGTTGAGTTGTTTCTCCATCTTCCTCAATACGAGCGCGGCAATCAGCTTCCCAATCTAAGCTCCAATATATTCACACTCGATACCATACACCATGCCGTCTATAAG GTGGGTCTGCAACATTTGGCTGGAGATATAGCTGGTGACAATGCACGATGTATTGCCATGCTCCATGCATTTCAAGAAGCTATAAACGATTACACCACACCTCCTATGAAAGACCTGACCATGGACTTGACAGCCAAAATAAATGGTTACGTTTCATTCTTGATAGAATGTCGCCCACTCTCCATGAGCATGGGAAACGCAATCAGGTTCTTGAAGAACCAAATCAGAAAACTACCTGTAGACCTGTCAGAGCCTGAGGCAAAAGCTTCTCTCTGCTCTGAAATTGGCCGGTTCATAGACGAGAAGATCCTTCTTGCAGACAAGGTGATTGTACAACATGCCGTGACGAAAATCAGAGACGGAGAGGTTCTTCTCACATACGGATTCTCTTGTGTGGTTGAGATGATTCTCTTATACGCCCATGAGATTGGGAGAAAGTTCCGTGTAGTGATTGTGGACTCACGACCTAACCTCGAAGGTCAAAAGCTACTCCGTAGGCTTGTGACCCGTGGACTCGACTGTACCTACACTCATATAAACGCCGTTTCCTACATCATGGGTGAGGTTACACGAGTCTTTCTTGGGGCTTCGTCCATCTTCTCAAATGGAACTCTGTATTCAAAAGTTGGTACGGCGTGCGTTGCAATGGTTGCAAACGCGTTTAGTGTTCCAGTCATTGTGTGTTGTGAAGCTTACAAGTTCCATGAAAGAGTCCTGCTTGATTCAATCTGCTCTAACGAACTTG GGGATCCTGACGCCATAGCCAATGTACCTTTAAGAAACAACAAAAAGCATTCAAAGACGATGGATAACAACAAAAACCTCCAGTTTCTGAATTTGAT GTACGATTCAACTCCTGCAGAGTATATATCAATGATCGTTACGGATTATGGAATG ATTCCTCCGACGAGCATACCTGTGATTGTTCGTGAATATAGGAGAGAAGACTTGTTGCTGTAA